A single window of Flavobacteriales bacterium DNA harbors:
- a CDS encoding RNA methyltransferase, with protein MKKLQNDALNRLSVSEHQVADKLPVRIILDRVRSALNVGSVFRTADAFRLEAIYCCGITAVPPHKEILKTALGATETVKWEHHETTIDAILRARGDGYRIIGIEQTDQSISLPDVETTGQPLALVFGHEVEGVHIDALKLCDEVWEIPQAGSKHSLNISVAAGIVAWEVFRQNHQILSGSK; from the coding sequence ATGAAGAAATTGCAAAACGACGCACTGAACCGGTTGTCAGTATCCGAACACCAGGTTGCCGACAAACTTCCGGTGCGCATCATCCTTGATCGTGTGAGAAGCGCGCTGAATGTGGGCTCTGTTTTCCGCACCGCCGACGCATTCCGGTTGGAAGCTATCTACTGCTGCGGTATCACAGCCGTGCCTCCGCACAAAGAGATCCTGAAGACCGCCCTGGGCGCCACCGAAACCGTGAAGTGGGAACACCATGAAACCACCATCGATGCCATTCTTCGTGCACGTGGCGACGGATACCGCATCATCGGTATCGAGCAAACCGATCAAAGCATATCTCTGCCGGATGTAGAAACCACCGGCCAACCGCTGGCCCTGGTATTCGGACATGAAGTGGAGGGGGTACACATTGACGCACTGAAACTTTGTGATGAAGTGTGGGAAATTCCGCAGGCAGGCAGCAAACATTCCCTCAACATTTCGGTGGCTGCTGGCATTGTCGCATGGGAAGTGTTCCGGCAAAATCACCAAATACTTTCCGGCTCCAAGTGA
- the mutS gene encoding DNA mismatch repair protein MutS, with amino-acid sequence MAEVKNKKKVTETPLMKQYNEIKGKHPDALLLFRVGDFYETFGSDAVRASQILGIVLTKRANGSASEVELAGFPHHSLDTYLPKLVRAGLRVAICDQLEDPKATKTIVKRGVTELVTPGVTMNDEVLHHASNNFLAGVFVEKDRAGVAFLDISTGEFLVAEGGLNYVSKVLEGFAPSEVLFLKSQRKLFTSTFGDQYVTFPLDDWVFTKDFARDILLRQFETSSFKGFGVEEQELGIIAAGACLHYVAETQHDKTGHITSLARIDEQQYVWLDRFTIRNLELFHAPHPDATSFLEVIDRTLTPMGSRTLRKWVALPLKDIKAIQERLDVVEACISHEHMSDVLREEIRKVGDLERLISKVAAARVSPRELRQLLRSLQALEPIRQVCMDAPHPDMQKMAASINDCSEVIGSIATTLVDDPPALLHKGKVIREGISPELDELRSISGSGKEHLLNIQQREMERTGIPSLKVAFNNVFGYYLEVTNAHKAKVPDSWIRKQTLVNAERYITEELKTYEEKILGAEEKIQALEARLFNELVLQLADHVKIIQQNAAVIARLDCLLSFAAIAKRRNYTKPLVDESQVIDIKGGRHPVIESLLPPGESYIANDVYLDSAEQQIMVITGPNMAGKSALLRQTALIVLMAQIGSYVPATQAGLGIIDKIFTRVGASDNISSGESTFMVEMNETASILNNLSPRSLVLLDEIGRGTSTYDGISIAWAITEYLHENKTAQPKTLFATHYHELNDMAAQFPRIRNFNVSVREVNNKVVFLRKLAPGGTAHSFGIHVARMAGMPRQVVQRADEMLKELEKSHRHDKVETSPTRKAKHTPPSADDIQLSFFQLDDPVLEQIRDEILDLDVNTLTPVEALLKLNEIKKVVGGK; translated from the coding sequence ATGGCAGAGGTCAAAAATAAGAAGAAGGTAACAGAAACCCCCTTGATGAAGCAATATAATGAGATCAAGGGCAAACACCCGGATGCATTGTTGCTGTTCCGGGTGGGTGATTTCTACGAAACATTCGGATCGGATGCAGTCAGGGCCTCACAGATCCTGGGCATTGTGCTCACCAAGCGAGCCAACGGTTCAGCTTCCGAAGTGGAGCTGGCCGGATTTCCCCATCATTCACTGGATACCTACTTGCCGAAACTCGTTCGCGCAGGTCTGCGTGTGGCCATATGCGATCAGCTGGAAGATCCCAAGGCCACCAAAACCATCGTCAAAAGAGGCGTTACCGAGCTTGTTACGCCCGGCGTTACCATGAACGATGAGGTATTGCATCACGCTTCCAACAACTTTCTGGCCGGTGTTTTTGTGGAGAAGGACAGGGCAGGGGTGGCGTTCCTGGATATCAGTACGGGTGAGTTCCTGGTGGCGGAAGGAGGGTTGAATTACGTCTCGAAAGTACTCGAAGGTTTCGCACCCAGCGAAGTGTTGTTCCTCAAGAGCCAACGGAAACTGTTCACATCCACATTCGGTGATCAGTACGTTACATTCCCGCTTGACGATTGGGTGTTTACCAAAGACTTCGCACGCGACATCCTGCTCCGCCAGTTCGAAACCAGCTCATTCAAAGGTTTCGGCGTGGAAGAACAGGAATTGGGCATCATCGCCGCCGGGGCATGTTTGCATTATGTGGCGGAAACGCAGCACGACAAAACAGGTCACATCACCTCCCTCGCCCGCATTGATGAACAACAGTATGTATGGCTCGACAGGTTTACCATCCGCAACCTCGAACTTTTTCATGCGCCACATCCTGACGCCACGTCTTTCCTGGAGGTGATCGACCGGACCCTCACACCCATGGGATCGCGTACGCTGCGCAAATGGGTGGCGTTGCCGCTGAAAGACATCAAAGCGATCCAGGAACGGCTGGACGTAGTAGAAGCATGCATCTCCCATGAGCACATGTCAGACGTTCTCAGGGAAGAGATCCGAAAGGTGGGCGACCTGGAACGCCTGATCTCCAAGGTAGCCGCCGCCAGGGTGAGCCCGCGGGAGTTGCGCCAGCTGCTCCGATCGCTACAGGCATTGGAACCCATCCGGCAGGTCTGCATGGATGCACCTCATCCGGATATGCAGAAGATGGCTGCCTCCATCAACGATTGCAGCGAAGTCATCGGCAGCATCGCCACCACCCTGGTGGATGATCCGCCGGCATTGCTTCATAAAGGAAAAGTTATCCGCGAAGGCATCTCGCCGGAGCTGGATGAGTTGCGCAGTATTTCCGGTTCGGGCAAGGAACACTTGCTGAACATCCAGCAACGTGAAATGGAACGCACCGGGATTCCTTCCCTGAAAGTAGCATTCAACAATGTGTTCGGGTATTACCTGGAAGTCACAAATGCGCACAAAGCGAAGGTGCCCGACAGCTGGATCCGCAAACAAACCCTGGTGAACGCCGAACGGTACATCACCGAGGAACTGAAAACATACGAAGAAAAAATCCTGGGTGCGGAAGAAAAGATACAGGCGCTCGAGGCCCGCTTGTTCAACGAGCTGGTGTTGCAGCTAGCCGATCATGTGAAAATCATCCAACAAAACGCGGCTGTGATTGCACGGCTGGATTGTTTGTTGTCATTTGCCGCCATTGCCAAACGCCGCAACTATACCAAACCCCTGGTAGACGAAAGCCAGGTGATTGATATCAAAGGAGGGCGGCACCCGGTCATCGAATCCCTGCTGCCTCCGGGTGAATCCTACATTGCCAATGATGTGTACCTTGATTCCGCTGAACAGCAGATCATGGTGATCACCGGTCCGAATATGGCGGGTAAATCGGCCCTGCTCAGGCAAACGGCATTGATCGTGCTGATGGCCCAGATCGGATCCTATGTGCCCGCCACGCAGGCAGGGCTCGGCATCATCGATAAGATCTTCACGCGCGTGGGTGCCTCGGATAACATTTCTTCCGGAGAGTCCACTTTCATGGTGGAAATGAACGAGACAGCCAGCATCCTCAACAACCTTTCGCCCCGAAGCCTGGTGTTGCTGGATGAGATCGGTAGGGGAACAAGTACCTACGATGGCATCTCCATCGCATGGGCCATCACCGAATACCTGCACGAGAACAAAACGGCGCAACCGAAGACCCTGTTTGCTACGCACTACCATGAGCTGAATGACATGGCCGCACAGTTTCCCCGCATCCGCAACTTCAACGTGTCGGTACGGGAAGTGAACAACAAGGTGGTTTTCCTGCGCAAACTGGCACCGGGGGGCACCGCCCATAGTTTTGGGATCCATGTGGCCCGCATGGCCGGGATGCCCAGGCAAGTGGTGCAACGTGCCGATGAGATGCTGAAGGAGCTGGAGAAAAGCCACCGGCACGACAAAGTCGAAACATCACCCACGCGGAAGGCGAAGCACACCCCACCGTCTGCAGACGATATTCAGCTGAGCTTTTTCCAGCTGGATGATCCGGTGCTGGAGCAGATACGTGATGAGATCCTGGACCTGGATGTGAACACCCTGACGCCGGTGGAGGCATTGCTGAAACTGAATGAGATTAAGAAAGTGGTAGGGGGGAAATAA
- a CDS encoding histidine kinase: MALTCAFMVMSVAVRAQHPGHVFYNVNDGLPSSDVYNIIQDSRGFIWFATSNGASRYNGYEFETFDMDKGLPDNTVFRIYEDYKGRIWFIPFSGNLSYLDGDTVVVYPHNDKIQEAFEGKSKNRYYLYVDHHDNVWLSILPNGYAMITPSGKVTLQTNPGVLQAYIREVEPGGYLPGYITRYSSPRPYRIFFNFQKGDQNTQIYQTEKFKVSNHPFFKILNDTTFAFSFYNKLYLTNRRHILDSAVIPQMIIWINNDRDGHIWLGTHGGGLYRLDANNLHNPPRHYFGTEMITCFIQDSEGNYWCSASGKGVFMIPFLHILNYDASDSIPADYLRAIGVDRGGTLWGGFGNGRLFRITPEGTECFPLVSHRSPSQKKEVVIVKSLKNGHIAIVTLLNTYIIDPSRMRPGIPISPVSDYGGLCFMELGNGRFLWGSSIGLSTWEKDKKLEPYSDSSGAIIHERVLSIAGKDQSDFWLGTLDRVWHFHQGHFKEITSEYPAYKGRALDIEQDTEGRTWFGTKGNGVYFIENDSLHHLTIHSGLVSSTCHRIVPDGNSVWMATNRGLTRMSWTGRSPEENPLFEHINSSRGLASDEVFSIAVRDDDVWVATSKGLSKVSKSRMSPPAYSPPIFITGTSIMGKPENIRNEEELPYFKNTIDIRFLGLNFREHGETRYGYKLEGLETKWNFSSDRSARYHGLEPGHYRFMVRAFTKNGIASNQPATLTFNILPPVWQTLWFRISAVTVILAGIWFSVYMRIRTIKRKSAMETRILETQKRALELEQSALRAQMNPHFIFNSLNSIQSFISGHDTASAERYLSKFARLIRLILENSRSNCIPLENEIRTLQFYMELEQLRFQNKFDFRFDIDPELEPEFDMIPPMIIQPAIENAIIHGIMPLKKPGLITITMKKSGNNLLCTVEDNGVGRTRAAEAGQGNAKAHHSVGLLVTRERLQNLHLSAGQQIDFRIEDMYRNGQACGTKVVIFMPIFDTKE, translated from the coding sequence ATGGCCCTCACCTGCGCTTTCATGGTGATGTCCGTTGCCGTTCGCGCCCAGCATCCCGGCCATGTTTTCTACAATGTGAACGACGGGCTCCCCAGTTCGGACGTATACAACATCATACAAGACTCCAGGGGTTTCATCTGGTTCGCCACTTCCAACGGTGCAAGCAGATACAACGGGTACGAGTTCGAGACCTTTGACATGGACAAGGGGTTGCCGGACAACACGGTGTTCCGCATTTATGAAGACTACAAAGGTCGCATCTGGTTCATTCCGTTCAGCGGAAACCTGTCGTACCTGGATGGTGATACCGTGGTGGTATACCCGCACAACGACAAGATCCAGGAGGCATTCGAGGGCAAGTCAAAGAACAGGTACTACCTGTATGTCGACCATCATGACAACGTGTGGCTCAGCATCCTTCCCAACGGATATGCCATGATCACACCGTCGGGAAAGGTAACGCTGCAAACCAACCCCGGCGTGCTGCAAGCCTACATCCGTGAAGTGGAGCCCGGAGGGTACCTTCCCGGATACATTACGAGGTATTCATCACCTCGCCCCTACCGCATCTTCTTCAATTTTCAGAAGGGTGATCAGAACACGCAGATCTATCAGACTGAAAAATTCAAAGTCAGCAACCACCCCTTTTTCAAGATACTGAACGATACCACGTTTGCATTCAGCTTCTACAACAAACTGTACCTGACAAACCGTAGGCACATCCTGGATTCCGCGGTGATACCCCAGATGATCATCTGGATCAACAATGACCGGGATGGCCACATCTGGCTGGGTACGCACGGAGGTGGTCTGTATCGGTTGGATGCAAACAACCTGCATAACCCACCCCGGCACTACTTCGGCACGGAAATGATCACTTGCTTCATACAGGATTCCGAAGGCAATTACTGGTGCAGCGCCAGCGGCAAAGGTGTTTTCATGATCCCGTTTCTGCATATTCTGAACTATGATGCGTCCGACAGCATACCTGCCGATTACCTGCGTGCCATTGGTGTTGATCGCGGAGGTACCCTCTGGGGCGGATTTGGCAACGGTCGGCTGTTCCGGATCACACCGGAGGGCACCGAATGTTTTCCGTTGGTTTCTCATCGATCTCCTTCGCAAAAGAAAGAAGTGGTGATAGTAAAGTCGTTGAAAAACGGGCACATCGCCATCGTTACATTGTTGAACACCTATATCATAGATCCCTCAAGGATGCGGCCCGGAATTCCTATTTCTCCGGTTTCAGACTATGGCGGACTGTGTTTCATGGAACTTGGCAACGGACGCTTCCTGTGGGGCAGCAGCATAGGATTATCTACCTGGGAAAAAGACAAAAAGTTGGAACCCTATTCAGACAGCAGCGGAGCAATCATTCATGAACGCGTTCTATCGATCGCCGGCAAGGATCAATCGGATTTCTGGCTGGGTACGCTCGACAGGGTATGGCACTTTCACCAGGGGCATTTCAAAGAGATCACATCGGAATATCCAGCCTACAAAGGACGCGCGTTGGATATTGAACAGGACACAGAAGGTCGCACGTGGTTCGGTACCAAAGGCAACGGCGTCTACTTCATTGAGAACGATTCATTGCACCATCTCACCATCCATAGCGGGTTGGTCAGCAGCACTTGCCACCGCATTGTGCCCGATGGCAACAGTGTGTGGATGGCAACCAACAGGGGGCTCACACGCATGTCGTGGACGGGAAGAAGCCCGGAAGAAAATCCCCTGTTCGAACATATCAACTCATCCCGGGGGCTGGCAAGCGATGAAGTATTCTCCATTGCAGTCAGGGATGATGATGTATGGGTAGCTACGTCAAAGGGGTTGAGCAAGGTGAGTAAATCCCGGATGTCACCGCCAGCTTATTCACCGCCCATATTTATCACGGGCACATCCATCATGGGCAAGCCGGAGAACATCAGGAACGAAGAAGAATTGCCCTATTTCAAAAACACCATTGACATCCGGTTCCTGGGTTTGAACTTCAGGGAACATGGAGAAACCCGATACGGTTATAAGTTGGAAGGACTGGAAACCAAATGGAATTTTTCATCCGACCGGTCTGCCCGTTACCACGGACTGGAGCCCGGGCACTACCGTTTCATGGTAAGGGCCTTCACCAAAAACGGTATTGCCAGCAATCAACCGGCAACACTTACTTTCAACATCCTGCCGCCGGTATGGCAAACATTGTGGTTCCGGATCAGCGCCGTTACAGTGATCCTTGCAGGCATCTGGTTCTCGGTATACATGCGGATCCGCACCATCAAACGGAAAAGTGCCATGGAGACCCGGATCCTTGAAACACAGAAACGCGCCCTCGAACTGGAACAGTCGGCACTGCGGGCGCAAATGAATCCGCATTTCATTTTCAACAGCCTGAACTCCATACAAAGTTTTATCTCCGGGCACGATACCGCTTCGGCAGAGCGTTACCTCTCCAAATTCGCCCGGTTGATAAGGTTGATTCTGGAGAACTCCCGATCCAACTGCATCCCGCTGGAAAATGAGATCAGGACCCTTCAGTTTTACATGGAACTCGAGCAACTGCGCTTTCAAAACAAATTCGATTTCCGGTTCGACATCGACCCCGAGCTGGAACCGGAATTCGACATGATCCCTCCGATGATCATCCAGCCTGCCATTGAAAACGCCATCATTCATGGCATCATGCCGTTGAAAAAACCAGGCCTGATCACCATCACCATGAAGAAATCCGGGAACAACCTCTTGTGCACGGTAGAAGACAACGGTGTGGGAAGAACCCGGGCAGCCGAAGCAGGTCAGGGGAATGCCAAAGCCCATCACTCGGTGGGATTGCTGGTGACGCGGGAACGTCTCCAGAACCTGCACCTGAGCGCAGGCCAGCAAATCGACTTTCGGATTGAAGATATGTACAGGAACGGACAAGCATGTGGTACGAAAGTTGTTATTTTCATGCCCATCTTTGACACGAAAGAATAA
- a CDS encoding response regulator transcription factor, translating to MIRSVIIDDEANGIKTLTNQLATHCPDVEILGTADGVENGKYILEKYRPDLVFLDIRMQDGTGFDLLTSLPAIPFHVVFTTAYDEYAIKAIRFHALDYLLKPINPDELIEAMKRAAETPVPSDNLKNNLQVAKQLLREERVEKIALPNHNGIELVSLKDIIRCQADNYYTIFYLIHARKIMVSRTLKEFDELLSPENFLRVHQSHLINLAHANRYSREDGGTIVMSDDCCVPISRRKKEIVMEVLERMTR from the coding sequence ATGATCAGATCAGTTATTATTGATGACGAAGCAAATGGCATCAAAACCCTCACCAACCAGCTGGCAACCCATTGCCCGGATGTGGAAATACTTGGCACAGCCGATGGCGTGGAAAACGGGAAATACATCCTGGAAAAATACAGGCCCGACCTGGTATTCCTTGACATCCGGATGCAGGACGGAACCGGCTTCGACCTGCTAACCTCGCTTCCCGCCATTCCCTTTCATGTGGTGTTCACAACGGCATATGACGAATATGCGATCAAGGCCATCCGCTTTCATGCACTGGACTACCTGCTGAAACCGATTAACCCCGACGAGCTGATCGAAGCGATGAAACGGGCGGCTGAAACTCCGGTACCGAGCGACAACTTAAAGAACAACCTGCAGGTGGCAAAACAACTGTTGCGCGAAGAGAGGGTGGAAAAGATCGCCCTTCCGAATCACAACGGTATCGAACTGGTGAGCCTGAAAGACATCATCCGGTGCCAGGCTGATAACTACTACACCATTTTCTATCTCATTCACGCACGCAAGATCATGGTGAGCCGAACACTGAAGGAGTTCGACGAACTGCTGTCACCAGAAAATTTCCTGAGGGTTCATCAATCACACCTGATCAACCTGGCGCATGCCAATCGGTACAGCCGGGAGGACGGGGGAACAATTGTAATGTCAGACGACTGTTGCGTACCCATTTCCAGAAGAAAA
- a CDS encoding TonB family protein has protein sequence MTRTCSWCFRNSNTPETHPTPTGFTQFTETSLRYPVVPSWSRIHIQGPHPIICTTPKKEAYAMQEEKKYVSPVSGVHEKKRKTFLMIGLITSISMSLIAFRWKFPERKPTLPELSAMHSDPEWDVPPVVRYIEPEKKKQEKEKTPSKKSDQIEVVSDDEPIADDKPIFEVPTDTFTFHVVIKKEEDVAEDLPLCFGCTEKQPRFPGGNEKIIPYINQHIRFPARDLEEANSGDVFIDFIVEKDGSISSVQVVGRRKKVSKQMEEEALRVIREMPRWEPGMMAGHPVRVRMTVPIKFVVRS, from the coding sequence ATGACGCGAACGTGCTCGTGGTGTTTCCGGAACAGCAACACGCCGGAAACACACCCCACTCCAACCGGTTTCACACAATTCACCGAAACATCCCTGCGTTATCCTGTCGTACCCTCCTGGTCCCGCATCCACATTCAAGGACCGCATCCCATCATTTGTACCACACCTAAAAAGGAGGCCTACGCCATGCAAGAAGAGAAGAAGTATGTATCGCCCGTGTCGGGTGTACATGAGAAAAAACGCAAGACTTTCCTGATGATCGGGCTGATCACATCCATCAGCATGAGTCTGATCGCATTCCGATGGAAATTCCCGGAACGAAAACCGACGCTGCCGGAACTATCGGCGATGCACAGTGACCCGGAGTGGGACGTGCCTCCCGTTGTGCGTTACATCGAACCGGAGAAAAAGAAACAGGAGAAAGAAAAAACACCGTCTAAAAAATCAGATCAGATTGAAGTGGTGTCGGATGATGAGCCCATTGCAGATGACAAGCCTATCTTCGAAGTACCCACCGACACGTTCACTTTTCATGTGGTGATTAAAAAAGAGGAAGATGTTGCAGAAGACCTACCCCTTTGTTTCGGATGTACGGAAAAACAACCTCGTTTCCCGGGTGGGAATGAAAAGATAATTCCTTATATCAATCAACACATCCGGTTTCCTGCAAGGGATCTGGAGGAAGCAAACAGCGGTGATGTATTCATTGATTTCATCGTAGAAAAGGATGGCAGCATCAGCTCCGTTCAGGTGGTCGGGCGCAGGAAAAAGGTGTCCAAACAAATGGAAGAGGAAGCATTGCGTGTCATCCGGGAAATGCCCAGGTGGGAACCCGGGATGATGGCCGGTCACCCCGTACGGGTACGAATGACCGTTCCGATCAAATTTGTTGTACGAAGCTAA
- a CDS encoding FMN-binding glutamate synthase family protein — MTERKLFILLSIVIPLLLVALAFINLNFLWAFVVVAPLVIIGYVDLLQKEHAIKRNFPVIGEMRYMLEKIRPEIMQYFVETDTEGRPINRIYRTMVYQRAKKVNDTTPFGTQMEVYSEGYEWMDHSIYPHSSGILEKEHRVKVGGAQCKQPYSASMLNVSAMSFGALSMRAVQALNLGAKMGGFAHNTGEGGLSPYHLQHGGDLIWQIGTGYFGCRTHDGNFDPDLFKEKSVLPQVKMIEIKISQGAKPGHGGILPASKNTEEIADIRGVKPHTDVHSPPGHKAFSTPEGCMEFIARLRELSGGKPIGFKLCIGKKQEFVDLCDAMLQTGIRPDFITIDGGEGGTGAAPVEFSNSLGMPLRDGLAFACDVLSAKGLKQDIKVIASGKVFTGFHMARVIALGADMVNSARGMMLALGCIQALRCNDNTCPTGVTTQNKSLMKGLVVEDKAKRVASFHRETLRAFIELIDAAGLSAPHELTRAHINRRVSMHKVMTYEEIYPTVTV; from the coding sequence ATGACCGAACGCAAGCTTTTTATTCTCCTCTCCATTGTCATTCCTCTCCTTCTGGTGGCCCTGGCTTTTATCAACCTGAATTTCTTGTGGGCCTTTGTGGTTGTTGCACCCCTGGTCATCATCGGTTATGTGGACCTGCTTCAAAAAGAACATGCCATCAAACGCAACTTTCCCGTGATCGGCGAGATGCGCTACATGCTCGAGAAAATCCGGCCCGAGATCATGCAGTATTTCGTGGAGACCGATACGGAAGGCCGTCCGATCAACCGCATCTACCGCACCATGGTGTACCAGCGTGCCAAGAAGGTGAACGATACCACACCGTTCGGTACCCAAATGGAAGTATACAGCGAAGGGTATGAATGGATGGACCATTCCATTTACCCGCATTCGTCGGGTATACTGGAAAAAGAACACCGTGTGAAAGTAGGGGGTGCGCAATGCAAACAACCCTATTCGGCAAGCATGCTGAATGTATCGGCGATGAGTTTCGGCGCACTCAGCATGCGGGCGGTACAGGCCCTGAACCTGGGTGCAAAAATGGGGGGCTTTGCACATAATACGGGTGAGGGAGGCCTCAGTCCGTATCACCTGCAGCATGGCGGTGACCTGATCTGGCAAATCGGTACCGGTTACTTCGGATGCCGCACCCACGACGGCAACTTCGATCCGGATCTGTTCAAAGAGAAATCGGTATTGCCCCAGGTGAAAATGATTGAGATTAAAATCTCCCAAGGTGCCAAACCCGGGCACGGTGGCATCCTGCCCGCCAGCAAGAACACCGAAGAGATCGCAGATATCCGCGGCGTGAAACCCCATACCGATGTGCATTCACCTCCCGGACACAAGGCGTTCTCAACACCCGAAGGATGCATGGAGTTTATCGCCCGACTGCGGGAATTGTCCGGAGGCAAGCCCATAGGTTTTAAGTTATGCATCGGGAAGAAACAAGAGTTTGTGGACTTATGCGATGCCATGCTGCAGACAGGCATACGCCCCGATTTCATTACCATAGATGGGGGAGAAGGCGGCACCGGGGCGGCACCTGTTGAGTTTTCCAATTCGCTGGGAATGCCGCTGAGAGACGGATTGGCATTTGCATGTGATGTGCTTTCTGCAAAAGGATTGAAACAGGACATCAAGGTCATCGCATCCGGAAAGGTGTTCACCGGTTTTCACATGGCACGTGTCATTGCCCTGGGTGCCGACATGGTGAACAGCGCCCGCGGCATGATGCTGGCCCTCGGATGTATACAGGCATTGAGATGCAATGACAATACCTGCCCCACCGGTGTTACCACCCAAAACAAATCACTGATGAAAGGCCTGGTTGTGGAAGACAAAGCCAAACGGGTGGCCAGCTTTCATCGCGAAACCCTGCGGGCTTTCATTGAATTGATCGATGCGGCAGGATTATCCGCTCCGCATGAACTGACCCGTGCCCACATCAACCGCCGGGTAAGCATGCACAAGGTGATGACGTATGAGGAGATCTATCCGACGGTGACGGTTTGA